In Natronococcus occultus SP4, the following proteins share a genomic window:
- a CDS encoding universal stress protein, which yields MTRVLVPLAILKRESVSAGLTALLEPTNVTVLGYHELPEQTPADQARDQYGARATDALEDLAAEFGSATGTADHRLVFTHDRKQTFDRVARETNADAYAIPGATGPIDRLLVALTGDVAVERIVSVVAELVGDRDIGVTLFLATDDEDAGRELLAASKVPLVDRGIDVETELAVDELALEALVDAAVGHDAVVMGERAPSLLTLVFGEDAERVAAESVGPVLVVRNVENASADEG from the coding sequence ATGACACGCGTACTCGTTCCGCTGGCGATACTGAAGCGAGAATCGGTCTCGGCCGGGTTAACGGCGCTGCTCGAGCCGACGAACGTCACGGTGCTTGGCTACCACGAGCTTCCCGAACAGACGCCGGCCGACCAGGCCCGCGACCAGTACGGAGCGCGCGCGACCGACGCGCTCGAGGACCTCGCGGCGGAGTTCGGATCGGCCACGGGGACTGCCGACCACCGTCTCGTGTTCACGCACGACCGAAAGCAGACGTTCGATCGCGTCGCCAGGGAAACGAACGCGGACGCGTACGCGATCCCGGGCGCGACGGGACCGATCGATCGACTGCTCGTAGCGCTGACCGGCGACGTCGCCGTCGAGCGGATCGTCTCCGTTGTCGCCGAGCTGGTCGGCGACCGCGATATCGGCGTCACGCTCTTTCTGGCGACCGACGACGAGGACGCGGGTCGCGAGCTGCTCGCGGCCTCGAAGGTCCCGCTGGTCGACCGGGGGATCGACGTGGAGACCGAACTCGCCGTCGACGAACTCGCCCTCGAGGCGCTCGTCGACGCGGCGGTCGGCCACGACGCCGTCGTGATGGGCGAACGGGCGCCCTCGCTGCTGACGCTCGTCTTCGGCGAGGACGCCGAGCGCGTCGCGGCCGAGTCGGTCGGTCCGGTGCTCGTCGTCCGAAACGTCGAGAACGCGTCGGCAGACGAGGGGTGA
- a CDS encoding universal stress protein: MPAPDNSVLVPIDVLGGESVPRTVIDVLASVPVVLLGYRELPEQTGTDQARDQYGSRVRAELDELHTVFEDAGCLDVSSRVVFTHDRLKTFERVAVETDCDAILLLNPAPVLERVLVAVRGDVNLEYIARFLGAVLADTDLEVTLFHVAPDEDERNRRTELLGAAVDELVATGVDRDRIDTSIVVDGSPTQAILEAAADHDLLVVGESRPSLRRYIFRDRAKKLARGTVDPVLVIRGEYLEDDADATDS; the protein is encoded by the coding sequence ATGCCTGCACCCGACAACAGCGTGCTCGTTCCGATCGACGTCCTCGGCGGTGAGAGCGTTCCGCGGACGGTGATCGACGTGCTCGCGTCGGTGCCGGTCGTCCTGCTCGGCTACCGCGAACTACCCGAACAGACCGGTACCGATCAGGCCCGTGACCAGTACGGCTCGCGCGTCCGGGCCGAACTCGACGAGCTGCATACCGTCTTCGAGGACGCCGGCTGTCTCGACGTCTCGTCCCGGGTCGTCTTCACGCACGATCGGTTGAAGACCTTCGAGCGCGTCGCCGTCGAGACCGACTGCGACGCGATCCTGTTGCTCAACCCCGCCCCGGTGCTCGAGCGGGTGCTTGTCGCGGTTCGGGGCGACGTCAACCTCGAGTACATCGCCCGGTTTCTGGGCGCGGTGCTCGCGGACACCGACCTCGAGGTGACGCTGTTCCACGTCGCCCCCGACGAGGACGAACGGAACCGCCGAACGGAACTCCTCGGGGCCGCCGTCGACGAACTCGTCGCCACCGGCGTCGACCGCGACCGGATCGACACTTCGATCGTCGTCGACGGCTCGCCGACGCAGGCGATCCTCGAAGCCGCGGCCGACCACGACCTGCTCGTCGTCGGCGAGAGTCGGCCGTCGCTCCGCCGGTACATCTTCCGGGATCGGGCGAAGAAGCTGGCCAGAGGGACCGTCGACCCGGTGCTCGTGATTCGCGGGGAGTACCTCGAGGACGACGCGGACGCGACCGACTCCTGA
- the mutS gene encoding DNA mismatch repair protein MutS: MTEATGIVGEFLSLKEETDADLLTMQCGDFYEFFAEDAEIVADELELKVSQKSSHGSSYPMAGVPVDDLTPYLKALVERGYRVAVADQYETDSGHAREIVRVVTPGTLLETSDADAQYLAAVVADSSARGDDPGYGLAFADVTTGRFLVAEADDADEALTELYRFDPVEVLPGPEVRADDDLLGQVRERLEATLTLHETESFAPRRADHAVREQFGDGTVDRLGVDEPAVAAAGAVLDYVEETGAGVLASMTRIQAHRGDDHVTLDATTQRNLELTETMQGDREGSLFATIDHTATSAGGRLLKEWLQRPRRSLADLKRRQESVAALSTAALARDEIQDVLGEAYDLARLASKASHGSADARDLVAVRETLSVLPAVADAVTSNPDLADSPLADVLERPDREDARELRAELEDAIAEDPPSTVTQGELFRQGYDDELDEVIERHEKVREWLDTLADREKRQHGLSHVTVDRNKTDGYYIQVGKSAADGVPDHYEQIKTLKNSKRFTTDELEEKERDVLRLEERRGELEYELFEELREDVAERAELLQDVGRALATVDALASLATHAAENRWIKPELRRDDRLEIEQGRHPVVEQTTEFVPNDVRLDGDRDFLVVTGPNMSGKSTYMRQVAAIVLLAQIGSFVPAKDAEIGLVDGIFTRVGALDELAQGRSTFMVEMSELSNILHTATEESLVILDEVGRGTATYDGISIAWAATEYLHNEVRAKTLFATHYHELTGLAEKLPRVANVHIAADERDGEVTFLRTVRDGPTDRSYGIHVADLAGVPDPVVGRSREVLERLREEKAIEAKGGTSNEPVQTVFDVSSGQFRGPANADGGARPTDADPEPSLDPETERVLEDLADVDVNETPPVELLSKVREWQRRLEE, encoded by the coding sequence ATGACAGAGGCGACGGGGATCGTCGGGGAGTTTCTCTCGCTCAAGGAGGAAACGGACGCCGACCTGCTGACGATGCAGTGTGGGGACTTCTACGAGTTCTTCGCCGAGGACGCCGAGATCGTCGCCGACGAGTTAGAGCTGAAGGTGTCTCAGAAGTCTTCCCACGGCTCGTCGTACCCGATGGCGGGCGTTCCCGTCGACGACCTGACGCCCTACCTGAAGGCCCTGGTCGAGCGCGGCTACCGGGTCGCCGTCGCCGACCAGTACGAGACCGACTCCGGCCACGCCCGCGAGATCGTTCGCGTGGTCACCCCCGGGACCCTGCTCGAGACCAGCGACGCCGACGCCCAGTACCTGGCCGCGGTCGTCGCCGACTCGAGCGCTCGCGGCGACGATCCAGGGTACGGCCTCGCGTTCGCCGACGTGACTACCGGTCGATTCCTCGTCGCTGAAGCCGACGACGCCGACGAGGCGCTGACTGAGCTGTACCGGTTCGACCCCGTCGAGGTGTTGCCGGGCCCCGAGGTCCGAGCCGACGACGACCTGCTCGGGCAGGTTCGCGAGCGCCTCGAGGCGACGCTTACCCTCCACGAAACCGAGTCGTTCGCGCCCAGACGGGCGGACCACGCCGTCCGCGAGCAGTTCGGCGACGGCACCGTCGACCGCCTCGGCGTCGACGAGCCCGCCGTCGCCGCCGCGGGCGCCGTACTCGACTACGTCGAGGAGACCGGCGCCGGCGTGCTCGCCTCGATGACCCGCATCCAGGCCCACCGCGGCGACGACCACGTCACCCTGGACGCGACCACCCAGCGTAACCTCGAGCTCACCGAGACGATGCAGGGCGACCGCGAGGGCTCGCTGTTCGCGACGATCGACCACACCGCGACCAGCGCCGGTGGTCGGCTGCTCAAGGAGTGGCTCCAGCGTCCCCGGCGATCGCTCGCGGACCTCAAGCGCCGCCAGGAGAGCGTCGCCGCGCTGTCGACGGCCGCACTGGCCCGCGACGAGATTCAGGACGTCCTCGGCGAGGCCTACGACCTGGCCAGACTCGCCTCGAAGGCGAGCCACGGCAGCGCCGACGCGCGGGACCTGGTGGCGGTCCGGGAGACGCTTTCGGTACTACCCGCGGTCGCCGACGCCGTCACCTCGAACCCCGACCTGGCCGACTCGCCGCTGGCCGACGTCCTCGAGCGTCCGGACCGCGAGGACGCCCGCGAGCTGCGCGCCGAGCTCGAGGACGCGATCGCCGAGGACCCGCCGTCGACGGTGACCCAGGGCGAGCTGTTCCGGCAGGGGTACGACGACGAGCTCGACGAGGTAATCGAGCGCCACGAGAAAGTCCGGGAGTGGCTCGACACGCTCGCCGACCGGGAGAAACGCCAGCACGGCCTGAGTCACGTGACCGTCGACCGGAACAAGACCGACGGCTACTACATCCAGGTGGGGAAGTCCGCGGCCGACGGGGTTCCCGACCACTACGAGCAGATCAAGACGCTGAAGAACTCCAAACGGTTCACGACCGACGAGCTGGAGGAGAAGGAACGCGACGTGTTGCGCCTCGAGGAGCGCCGCGGCGAACTCGAGTATGAGCTGTTCGAGGAGCTCCGCGAGGACGTCGCCGAGAGGGCCGAACTCCTGCAGGACGTCGGCCGGGCGCTGGCGACCGTCGACGCGCTGGCGAGCCTGGCGACCCACGCCGCGGAGAACCGCTGGATCAAACCCGAGCTCCGCCGGGACGATCGCCTCGAGATCGAGCAGGGCCGCCACCCCGTCGTCGAGCAGACGACCGAGTTCGTCCCCAACGACGTCCGCCTGGACGGGGATCGGGACTTCCTCGTCGTCACCGGACCCAACATGTCCGGGAAGTCGACCTACATGCGCCAGGTCGCCGCGATCGTGCTGCTGGCCCAGATCGGGAGCTTCGTCCCCGCGAAAGACGCGGAGATCGGGCTGGTCGACGGCATCTTCACCCGCGTCGGGGCGCTCGACGAGCTCGCGCAGGGACGGTCGACCTTTATGGTCGAGATGAGCGAGCTCTCGAACATCCTCCACACCGCGACCGAGGAGTCGCTCGTGATCTTGGACGAGGTCGGCCGGGGGACCGCGACCTACGACGGGATCTCGATCGCCTGGGCCGCCACGGAGTACCTCCACAACGAAGTGCGGGCGAAGACGCTGTTTGCGACCCACTACCACGAGCTGACCGGGCTCGCCGAGAAGCTCCCGCGGGTAGCCAACGTCCATATCGCGGCCGACGAACGCGACGGCGAGGTCACCTTCCTGCGGACGGTTCGAGACGGGCCCACGGATCGTAGCTACGGGATCCACGTCGCCGATCTGGCGGGCGTTCCCGACCCCGTCGTCGGCCGCTCGCGGGAGGTCTTAGAGCGCCTGCGCGAGGAGAAGGCCATCGAGGCAAAGGGAGGGACGTCGAACGAGCCCGTCCAGACGGTGTTCGACGTCTCGAGCGGGCAGTTCCGCGGCCCCGCGAACGCGGACGGCGGCGCGCGACCGACGGACGCCGATCCGGAGCCGTCGCTCGACCCCGAAACCGAACGCGTCCTCGAGGATCTCGCGGACGTCGACGTCAACGAGACCCCGCCCGTCGAACTGCTCTCGAAGGTCCGGGAGTGGCAACGGCGCCTCGAGGAGTAG
- a CDS encoding response regulator → MERVLRDLLIVDDNPADVRYTEEMLKEAGVKSDRHVVGDGVEALRFLRRRGEYADAPRPDLVLLDWYLPRKDGREVLAELRADERLAGVPVVVMTGSRLEVESLRTESGGADAYTVKPIEPDELRRFAERLGGARRLA, encoded by the coding sequence GTGGAACGGGTGTTACGAGATCTGCTGATAGTCGACGACAATCCGGCTGACGTCCGGTACACGGAGGAGATGCTGAAGGAAGCGGGGGTAAAGAGCGACCGACACGTCGTGGGTGATGGGGTCGAAGCGTTGCGGTTTCTCCGCCGGCGCGGCGAGTACGCCGACGCGCCGCGTCCGGATCTGGTCCTGCTCGACTGGTACCTGCCGCGGAAAGACGGCCGGGAGGTGCTGGCCGAACTGCGAGCCGACGAGCGACTCGCCGGCGTTCCCGTCGTCGTGATGACCGGCTCGCGGCTCGAGGTGGAATCGCTCCGGACCGAATCGGGCGGGGCGGACGCGTACACCGTCAAGCCGATCGAGCCCGACGAGTTACGGCGGTTCGCCGAACGGCTGGGTGGCGCCCGGCGGCTCGCGTAG
- the mutL gene encoding DNA mismatch repair endonuclease MutL: protein MSEDTTTPNDTAIRQLDDDTVARIAAGEVVERPASAVKELVENSLDAGADSVDVTVEDGGTELIRVADDGSGMSEADLRAAVRQHTTSKIAGLEDLESGVATLGFRGEALHTIGSVAKLTIRSRPQGGDGVGTELVYEGGDVVSVEPTGCPAGTVVEVAELFYNTPARRKFLKTTATEFAHVNRVVTRYALANPDVAVSLTHDGREVFATTGQGDLQAAVLSVYGREVASAMLPVEAEDDELPVGPVESITGLVSHPETNRSSREYLATYVNGRAVSADAVREGIMGAYGTQLGGDRYPFVALFLEVPGEAVDVNVHPRKREVRFDDDDAVRRQVDAAVESALLEQGLLRSGAPRGRSAPEEARLDPGGKQGSTGRPGAADSPTEAGASTDSRGRTTDPGSETERPEPGDAGAEPGSESSEPDSAGPEPEPTPSSDESTPRAEERDADAVSESSADASREDRGLGGQAVSDDGASPGSAADAPGTAPDRGNDTAGSEDDDAPSVASEAHDDRDRRFSGPTEQRTLAGEAANGDATEFETLPALRVLGQYTDTYLVCEATDGLVLIDQHAADERVNYERLREAFADDPAAQSLASAVELELTATEAEAFESYREALARLGFHANRVDDRTVAVTTVPAVLEETLEPERLRDVLTSFVEGDREAGAETIDALADEFLGDLACYPSITGNTSLTEGSVVDLLRALDDCENPYSCPHGRPVIVRLEDGEIEERFERDYPGHHG from the coding sequence ATGAGCGAGGACACGACAACCCCCAACGACACCGCGATTCGCCAGCTCGACGACGACACCGTCGCCCGGATCGCCGCCGGCGAGGTCGTCGAACGACCCGCCAGCGCCGTCAAGGAGCTCGTCGAGAACAGCCTCGACGCCGGCGCCGATAGCGTCGACGTCACCGTCGAGGACGGCGGGACCGAGCTGATCAGGGTCGCCGACGACGGCAGCGGGATGAGCGAGGCCGACCTCCGGGCCGCGGTTCGCCAGCACACCACGAGCAAGATCGCCGGACTCGAGGACCTCGAGTCCGGCGTCGCCACGCTTGGCTTCCGCGGCGAGGCCTTACACACCATCGGCTCAGTCGCGAAGCTGACCATCCGGAGCCGTCCGCAGGGGGGCGACGGTGTCGGCACCGAACTCGTCTACGAGGGCGGCGACGTCGTCTCGGTCGAGCCAACGGGCTGTCCCGCAGGAACCGTCGTCGAGGTCGCGGAGCTCTTCTACAACACCCCCGCGCGCCGGAAGTTCCTCAAGACGACCGCGACCGAGTTCGCCCACGTCAACCGGGTCGTGACCCGCTACGCGCTCGCGAACCCCGACGTCGCGGTCTCGCTGACCCACGACGGCCGCGAGGTGTTCGCGACGACCGGGCAGGGCGACCTGCAGGCGGCCGTCCTCTCGGTGTACGGCCGCGAGGTCGCCTCGGCGATGCTCCCCGTCGAGGCCGAGGACGACGAGCTTCCCGTGGGCCCCGTCGAGTCGATCACCGGGCTCGTCTCCCACCCCGAGACGAACCGCTCGAGCCGCGAGTACCTCGCGACCTACGTCAACGGACGGGCGGTCTCGGCCGACGCCGTCCGCGAGGGGATCATGGGTGCCTACGGCACCCAGCTCGGCGGGGATCGCTACCCGTTCGTCGCACTCTTCCTGGAGGTCCCGGGCGAGGCCGTCGACGTCAACGTCCACCCCCGCAAGCGGGAGGTGCGGTTCGACGACGACGACGCCGTACGCAGACAGGTCGACGCGGCCGTCGAGTCGGCGCTGCTCGAGCAGGGGCTGTTGCGCTCGGGTGCGCCCCGAGGACGGTCGGCGCCGGAGGAGGCGCGCCTCGATCCAGGTGGGAAGCAGGGATCGACTGGCCGACCCGGGGCCGCAGACTCGCCCACCGAGGCGGGAGCGTCGACGGACTCCCGAGGACGGACGACCGATCCGGGTTCCGAGACGGAGCGACCGGAGCCCGGCGACGCCGGAGCGGAACCGGGGTCGGAGTCCTCGGAACCGGACAGTGCCGGGCCGGAGCCCGAGCCAACACCGTCGAGCGACGAGTCGACCCCCCGAGCCGAGGAGCGCGACGCCGACGCCGTTTCGGAGTCGAGCGCGGACGCTTCCCGCGAGGATCGCGGCCTCGGAGGACAGGCCGTGTCCGACGACGGAGCGAGCCCCGGCTCGGCCGCGGACGCTCCCGGAACGGCTCCGGATCGAGGCAACGACACGGCGGGATCCGAGGACGACGACGCTCCAAGCGTCGCGTCCGAGGCACACGACGACCGCGACCGTCGGTTCTCGGGCCCCACCGAGCAGCGGACGCTGGCGGGCGAGGCCGCAAACGGCGACGCCACCGAGTTCGAGACGCTGCCCGCGTTGCGGGTGCTTGGCCAGTACACCGACACCTACCTCGTCTGTGAGGCGACCGACGGACTCGTTCTCATCGACCAGCACGCCGCCGACGAGCGGGTCAACTACGAGCGCCTGCGGGAGGCTTTCGCCGACGACCCCGCCGCCCAGTCGCTGGCCTCGGCCGTCGAGCTCGAGCTCACCGCCACGGAGGCCGAGGCCTTCGAGAGCTACCGCGAGGCCCTCGCTCGACTCGGCTTTCACGCGAACCGCGTCGACGACCGCACCGTCGCCGTGACGACCGTCCCTGCCGTCCTCGAGGAGACCCTCGAACCGGAGCGGTTGCGGGACGTCCTCACGTCGTTCGTCGAGGGCGACCGCGAGGCCGGGGCGGAGACGATCGACGCGCTGGCCGACGAGTTCCTCGGCGATCTGGCGTGTTACCCCTCGATCACCGGCAACACCTCGCTGACGGAGGGGTCGGTCGTCGACCTGCTCCGGGCGCTCGACGACTGCGAGAACCCCTACAGCTGCCCCCACGGCCGACCCGTGATCGTCCGCCTCGAGGACGGCGAAATCGAGGAGCGGTTCGAGCGGGACTACCCCGGCCACCACGGGTAA
- a CDS encoding S8 family peptidase → MREHTKTRRRVLQGITAAGLSAGMIGSGSAGSTTTYVITGGSRGRLEDAGFAVTRELAGGSVSIVTGPADAEDDLEAIDEVDGVTENFEVDFADPVSSAEPQTTDDAEFTDLQWDKEITDTFEAHEHATGEGSRIVIADTGVDGTHPDLDENFNKELSVSVVDGGQIDEHIGDSGDHGTHVAGTAAASGAEGVTGTAPDAEIVSVRVLGPDSSSFADILVGAEYAAEIGADAANFSLGAGPYPPQANSDGLRVAVQTVMQDVARRGTVQTVSSGNAETDLQRGGTFYLPGTVQGVMTVSASGPNDELAFYSNYGTSEIEVGAPGGGRATEGETVTPDDLVFSTEPDGTYGWKAGTSMAAPQVAGLVGLVRELAPEMHVNQVENNIAHGAELVPGRSSPEFGAGRINALNTAQRI, encoded by the coding sequence ATGAGAGAGCATACCAAAACCCGGCGACGAGTACTGCAGGGAATCACCGCGGCGGGACTCTCGGCCGGAATGATCGGTTCGGGAAGCGCCGGTTCGACGACGACGTACGTCATTACGGGCGGATCGCGAGGACGGCTCGAGGACGCGGGCTTTGCGGTCACGCGTGAACTCGCGGGCGGGTCGGTCTCGATCGTCACCGGCCCGGCCGACGCCGAGGACGACCTCGAGGCGATCGACGAGGTCGACGGCGTAACGGAGAACTTCGAGGTCGATTTCGCCGACCCGGTCAGCAGCGCCGAACCGCAGACGACCGACGACGCCGAATTCACCGACCTGCAGTGGGACAAGGAGATCACCGACACCTTCGAGGCCCACGAGCACGCCACGGGCGAGGGCTCCCGGATCGTCATCGCCGACACGGGCGTCGACGGCACGCATCCGGACCTCGACGAGAACTTCAACAAGGAGCTGAGCGTCTCGGTCGTCGACGGCGGCCAAATTGATGAACACATCGGAGACAGCGGCGACCACGGCACCCACGTCGCTGGAACCGCGGCGGCGTCGGGAGCGGAGGGAGTTACTGGAACCGCCCCCGACGCGGAGATCGTCTCGGTTCGAGTCCTCGGGCCCGATAGCAGTTCGTTCGCGGATATCCTGGTCGGCGCGGAGTACGCCGCGGAGATCGGCGCCGACGCCGCGAACTTCAGCCTCGGCGCGGGGCCGTACCCGCCCCAGGCCAACAGCGACGGCCTTCGCGTGGCGGTCCAGACGGTCATGCAGGACGTCGCTCGCCGCGGCACCGTTCAGACGGTGTCGTCGGGGAACGCTGAGACGGACCTCCAGCGGGGCGGGACGTTCTATCTGCCGGGAACCGTCCAGGGCGTGATGACCGTCTCTGCGAGCGGACCGAACGACGAACTCGCCTTCTACTCGAACTACGGCACGAGCGAGATCGAGGTCGGGGCGCCCGGCGGTGGACGCGCGACCGAAGGGGAAACCGTGACCCCCGACGATCTCGTCTTCTCGACGGAACCCGACGGCACGTACGGCTGGAAGGCAGGCACCTCGATGGCCGCACCGCAGGTCGCCGGTCTGGTTGGGCTCGTTCGCGAGCTCGCTCCCGAGATGCACGTGAACCAGGTCGAGAACAACATCGCCCACGGTGCGGAGCTCGTCCCCGGCAGGAGCAGCCCCGAGTTCGGCGCCGGGCGCATCAACGCGTTGAACACGGCCCAGCGAATCTGA